From the genome of Nicotiana sylvestris chromosome 2, ASM39365v2, whole genome shotgun sequence, one region includes:
- the LOC138885013 gene encoding uncharacterized protein, which translates to MEEEAKSFVVKCDKCQRYGSNMHRPAELLHPVIAPWPFMKWGMDIVGPLPQAKGQVKFLLVHTDYFTKWVEAGAFKQDNVYTIPSGNGKAESTNKVIINNLKNRLQESKGNWPEVLLGVLWAYHTTTKTSTGETPFSLVYGTEALIPVQIGEPSTWFEQAMEESNSEEMQVNLDLLEGRREAAANSGKLSPTWEGPYRVRDIAGKGAYELETMDGKILPSHWNVVYLKRYYF; encoded by the exons atggaagaggaAGCAAAAAGTTTTGTGGTCaaatgtgacaaatgccaaaggtACGGTAGCAACATGCATAGACCAGCAGAGTTATTGCATCCAGTTatagcaccatggccattcatgaaatggggaatggatatcgtaggtccattacCACAAGCTAAAGGACAGGTAAAGTTTCTGCTCGTACAtactgattatttcactaaatgggtggaggcaggagcatttaaacag GATAACGTCTACACCATACCATCTGGTAATGGGAAAGCGGAATCCACAAACAAGGTCATTATCAATAATTTGAAGAATAGGTTACAAGAATCAAAAGGTAACTGGCCTGAGGTATTACTTGGGGTTTTATGGGCTTATCATACAACTACAAAAACGAGcacaggagaaacaccattttcattggtttatggtactgaggctttaattccagtcCAGATAGGAGAACCAAGTACATGGTTTGAACAAGCAATGGAAGAATCCAATAGTGAAGAGATGCAGGTCAATCTTGATTTACTCGAGGGAAGACGAGAAGCT gCTGCCAATTCTGGAAaactaagtccaacatgggaaggaccatacagagTTCGAGATattgcaggaaaaggagcatatgaattggaaacaatggatgggaAAAtcctaccttcacattggaatgttgtttaTTTGAAGAGATATTACTTCTAA